In Microplitis demolitor isolate Queensland-Clemson2020A chromosome 10, iyMicDemo2.1a, whole genome shotgun sequence, the sequence ctaattcaaaaaaaatttcgctaTTTCCCGAAGAGGGAGAAAGGGAGAAATAAAAGGTCATTtcattttctaatattttcacttaatACCTCTAGTTTCTtacaaaaattctttttcGACTTCCCATTcctcatttattaaaatattagtctCTTATCAccatgataaaataaatttaatatgttttctttatttaaataattcctaGCAAAATTTTGCCGGCTTTTAATTCATTGTTCTCATAATATAGAATTTTcctcaataatttaaacattcgtttcaaaaattttattgttatcaattcaATTCGAGCAGAAAACTGTAACtgcttaaatataatttacgcTTACATCTATTTTATACACATGAATGACTTTTGTTTCCCATTGCCTATTTATTTTCTCCCCTTTTTTCAaatgaccaaaaaaatttgatccattctcttctatttttttcagtttaccAAATACGAAAATATGCCGAATTTTGTTTCGATGCGAGATTTTAACCATCGCGTGCTTCATCTTCCCCGAAGTGTGAGTATTGTGCTTATTCCTATATAGTTTTGGAACATgcctttaaatatttctatttcttttcAGATCCTTGAACAGCTTAGGGATATCCTGTGGTACCTGTGCCGTGCCCGCTACCCGCCGATTGTGGGTTTGACTTTCCTGGATGACGTATTCTGCCTCACCGGGTTATAACTTCCAGTCATTCTCAATGACCTATTTACCACCCTCAATCGCGTAGTTGCGGTGCGGAGAAGGCGGTGGATTCGGGCCGAGATTGCCCTGGAGGAATGCCACCACCCCTACCACTACTTAGGTGACCTGAGCCCAGTCCGAAATCTTCTAACTAACATCCAGGACCTACTGGATAGAACCACCTAGTTTTTCCTTTCTCTctccctcttttttttttttatttaatttgggTATTGAAAAGAAAggatttcctttttttttctgcaagcAGATGAATTCCCTTATTTTGAACCAGTATTTCCTTATATTAACGCGTaacaacaaaacaaaaaaaaataatgttagtGTGCCTTTAAAGTAATCATTGTAATGAGTCTATTtataacgataaaaattgtaCATAGCTCGTtacctattattattaataaaatttaattgttttatgataatatttttcttgttccCCCTTTTTTTCGAAAAGATCCACAGCTTATACTTTTCTCGTTTTGCTTGATTAACATTTTACTTACTATAACCGTCCCAATTGCACTTGATCGCATGCTGCGAGAAAAATAGTGAATTTTACAAGGGAAGAAGATTTGGTTCACTCGCTAATCccaaaaataaagttttctcTGACCCGATTTATTGAATTCGTTATTGACGATTATCCGCGTTTATAGGCGTTTAATCCACAACAGCAACTTCAATTtgtagttaaaataattctactGTGTACATTTTCCATTCATTTGTAAGGTTGATTCTTTTTCCAATATAATGTGagtaatttataacttattttgcACGCATTGACTCCAAATGAAAGGGAGGAAAATATGGGTTTACGAACGAGAAAAGTAAGAGAGACATCAACAAcctaatgaaaaaaagataaCTGGGGAGAAAGGAGATGAAACTTAAGCCTGTATGACGGAGGAAAAGGTGAGGGAGGTAAAATTCCGCAAGATCGATAAGTTatgtaattttctattttccagaTTAACCTAAtcatactaataaaaaaaatgttttatttagaTGAATTAAACTGTCGCCACTCGTCAACTCTGGAACTATGTGTACCGAGGATAACCAGACTGCAACGTTACTCTGTCCACAAATAGTCGTCTACtagctaattaattatcatcactACTTACCACTATCATTTACATCTATCttcgtaataattttatctttataattatataattctttCACTCCCCCTTTACCCCAGCGCTTTTTAGCATAAAAtgaatcttttatttatacttacatTCCTTCTCTACTTATTCCcctctcaatttatttaaatacccCGTGGAATTATGCACAGTCATTCGTAATTTATATTCTTAACTTAAATAATACTACCAATTgttattatagatttattctTATCACTTATTGATTAAAGTCTCGAGCCGGAGAAAGAATTTATTGAAGTTTCGAGTATATGATCTGAAGCCATGCAATAGAAAGTAGCAGAAAGTAAAAGTGGAAGAATAAGTTACCGGTACCGGGTTTTTTTAtgcaatgaaatatttaaattcttcctCCCATTCTCTTCATTCTAGCTTTACCtgttattattacaacaagaaaaaaaaatcagagggTGAACTTCAAGTTAAttatattctttattaattttttttttctttacgcAACTATTAGTACATTTAATAATCATGttccattattatatatttttcctaaTTCACGTATTTACgactatttctttttatttccatttcttTTCCCACATCTACAATTATTGCTCCATGCGTGTCATCCTGATGAGctcttcattattaatattactaacGATTTCATCCAGCACGTACTTTGGAAATTTTCCTAACGGCATCTTGCTGTTTCTCGTCACATTATTTAGTACTCGAATAGCCCGTTTGATAAGCTTCTCTCTGTACCTTGCCGCTGCGACTTTTTCCAACATGTCATTCCCATAGCGACCGATCTTTTCTCGTTGAAGCTTTCGGAAAAAATCCTTATGTCTTATAAATCGCTTCATACTTTCTGTTGATGCTTTCCACACGTTAATAGGTGTCACTTCCCTTTCCTCTTGACGTATTAACACCATTTCCTTCATTTCCTCCATTTCCTTCTTACATTTTACTTCATACTCCGCTTCATTTTGCTTCAAGTACAACAATTCCAGCTCCAAATCCTGGTTTATCATATCTCCCATAACTCTTTTTCTTATGAGGAACTGTCTTACTATCGAATGCGTCCAACTAACGTGTCCCTCAGTGGCTGACGATATTTCATCCGGCTCTTTTTCGTATCCTGCAGGCAAATCATCATTTTGCCGCCCATATCTGCAATATTGTACCGCGTATCTTCCCTTTTTATCTTTTAGATTAACATTTGCTCCATTTTCTAGCAGCATTGTTACAATCTCATCATACCCTTTTGCTCCTGCTAGGTGCAATGGTGTTGCCCCTTCATTAGTCGTCTGCTGATTGAAATTGGCTCCAAATTTTATTAGCATTTCCGTTATTTCCATCTTTCTTATATGATTTGGACTGTACAAATTGTTTCCTTTATATCGGCGAGCtagaattttcttaaatatcatGAACAGTGGTGTCATTCCATGGCAATCCCTATGATTTACTCTAGCCCCTTGTTTTGATAATGCATTTACTTTTTCCGATTGTCTATACTCCGCTGCGTAGAATAATGGTGTTCTTCCTTTATCATCTTCAATGTCCATATTCccattatgttcagtaaacaAATCAAATATTTCCATATACCCTTGTCGTACGTCCAGATGCACAGCTGCGACTCCTTCACGATTTCTCGCCTCCACCTCGACTTCATTATGTAGCATGTATTCCATTATTTCTGTTAGTCCTGCCCTGTTTTCTCCTGTTTCCTGTTCAACAGCGATGACGAGCTGATGTATCGGTCGATTCCCACTATCATCATTATCTGCATTGATATTTGCACCCCGGGCAATAAGTAACCATGCTAATTCCGTGgttgaatattttaagatTCTGCATAATGGAACTATGGAATTTGCGTGACTTGGTCCATTTATATCCGCGTTTTGCACAATGAGGGCTTGCACCGCCTCTTCCTTTTTCCTTAGCAGTGTCCTTATAATGAGCGCGTATCCTCCCCTCCATTCTGGTACGTATGACAACCCGTATCGGCTTATTATTGTTGTCACCTCGTCCTTTCTGTTCGTATCTATTGCCTCGTTCATCAGCCGTTTTGCTTCTTCGTACTCCATCTTTTCTCTTCTTTATTTATCTGCCAATAgagtaatttcattattatcttATTGCATCTCCAACTGTGGGTCTGCTGAATCGGACTCAGAAGCAATATGCGCAAGTTTTATCTTATCCTGATGAACTACACGATTTCTCCCTTTTACCGTTCATTCGACGTTCTTGTTGTCAaatattctgactatttcaTACGGGCCGTCATAATGATCTTTCATTTTATCCGCTCTCGGTTCTTTCAACAGTCACACCCAGTTGTCGACCTCAAAGATTCTTTCCTTTGCGTTTCCGTCGTCATATTTCTTTGATCTCTCCTTAgctttttccaaattttcttTCGCTAACCTACGAGTTGTTTCCAGCGTGTCAACCAATTCATTCAGGTAATCATGATACGATCTCTCACCTGTCGCTCCTTCTCGTGAAAATTCAGATGGCACTGACGCGGGTCGTCTAAAAACGAGTTCGTGTGGAGTATAATTTGTCGCCTCGTGTACTCCCGTGTTGTATGAAAACATCGCAAAATCAAGCCATTCATCCCATTCTCGATATTTGTCTATAAAAGCTCTCAGATACTCCGTAAGAGAGTGGTGGCTCCTCTCAATTGATCCATTAGACTGCGGATGATACGCTGTTGtatttaaatgtcttattCGAAACAAATTGCATAAGCACTGTATCATATCactcataaaatttgatcCTTGATCCGTCAGAATCGCTCTTGGTGCCCGAATAAGCAAATTACTTTTCCTGCCAACGCTTTTGCTACATCTCCAGCTTCTTGCTGTCTGAGTGGAATTGCTATCccaaattttgttaataaatccTGCAcagttaaaatatatttataacccCGTCGGG encodes:
- the LOC128668830 gene encoding ankyrin-2-like, producing the protein MEYEEAKRLMNEAIDTNRKDEVTTIISRYGLSYVPEWRGGYALIIRTLLRKKEEAVQALIVQNADINGPSHANSIVPLCRILKYSTTELAWLLIARGANINADNDDSGNRPIHQLVIAVEQETGENRAGLTEIMEYMLHNEVEVEARNREGVAAVHLDVRQGYMEIFDLFTEHNGNMDIEDDKGRTPLFYAAEYRQSEKVNALSKQGARVNHRDCHGMTPLFMIFKKILARRYKGNNLYSPNHIRKMEITEMLIKFGANFNQQTTNEGATPLHLAGAKGYDEIVTMLLENGANVNLKDKKGRYAVQYCRYGRQNDDLPAGYEKEPDEISSATEGHVSWTHSIVRQFLIRKRVMGDMINQDLELELLYLKQNEAEYEVKCKKEMEEMKEMVLIRQEEREVTPINVWKASTESMKRFIRHKDFFRKLQREKIGRYGNDMLEKVAAARYREKLIKRAIRVLNNVTRNSKMPLGKFPKYVLDEIVSNINNEELIRMTRMEQ